Within Pseudomonas tructae, the genomic segment CGGGGTGCGGGCCGAGCCAAACACCGTGACCTTGCGGCGCCCCTTGTATTGTTCGAGGGTACGAAAGGCGTGATCGAGCTCTCGCAGGGCCTGCAGAGTGATCTTGGCGTTCCAGCGGTTGCGGTCATCATGGGCCATGCGCAGCACGGTCAGCATCATGTCGCGGTACAGCGGCAGGTTGGGGCTGTTCGGCGCAACCAGGCTCAGTTGCTCATCGATCTTGCTCAGGTCGATGTCGTTGTTCTTGAAGTGACTCGATAGCAGTTCGTTCGGTTTGTAAGGCATTCAAACGTCTCCTTCTGCAGCAAAACCTCTGACCGGGCGGCAATGCGTTGTCCGGCCGCGACACTGCATGTGTCGCTGGCTGCCGTGGCTCGAGTGTGATCCCCGAGCATTGCAGTAGACCTGCAAGGTCTCATTGCAGTTGTAATGGGTCCATACAACTTATTGTTGTTCAACGCTGCACGTGCATCGCAGCACGTCGATGGGCAACCCCCTTTGCTTGCCCGAAAAATACGGGATGGTTGCTATCAATCTAGACCTTGGCGCGGGTTTATGCCGAATGGTTCCACGGCGTTCGCTGCCAAGCGCAGGACCGCTCGTCAGCTAGGATCCAATCATTGCTCAGGTCTGGTTAACTGAAGATCAGCGAGTTTGCGCGGTGCAAGGAGGCTGCAGCATGCAACGGCTTAACCTGGAGCTTGACGAGCAGTTGTTCCGGTTGCTCGATAATGCGGCGAAGGCCAATAACCTGAGCCTTGAACAGGAGTGCCTGCGACGGCTGGGGGGAGGGGAGCGGCACTCGCGCTATATCCAGGCCCTGGTGGCCGAACTGCGCGCCGATGAAAAACAACGGCGCGACAGGGAGCGGGTAGCCTAGGGCTGTTACTTCTGGACTTTCAGGCCGCAGCTGGCGGCATCGAATGCCTGCTCGCTCACCGGGCGATTGGTCTTGTATTCGGTAAAGCGATAGGTCAGCACTGCACCTTTGGCGAGCAGTTGGCGGTAACCGCTGTTCTTGCACACGCTGTCACCCAATTGGCTGCGCACCCGGTTCGGGTCGGCCTTCATTTTTTCGGCATGACCGGGAAGCACGCTCAGGTGATTGACCAGTTGCTTGCCTTCGACGGTGTAACCCTGGTCGAGGATATCCTCGTTGATCGCCCGCGGCGTGCCCACGCTGCTCTGCGCGGCGACTTTTTCCAGCATTTTGCTCAGCTCGTACTCCTGCTTGGAGGCGGCGTTGGCCGCCAGAGGCAAGGCGAGCAACAAGCTCAGGGACGGGGCGATGAAACGCAGCATGAATTTCTCCTGGTTCGGTAACTGGCGGTTGGACCGACAACGGCGCGCGGTGTTCCGTCACGGGCGCAACAGCAGTGCCAGCGGGTAGCGACAGGCTGAGGATTATAGGGGAGTCGGCGCGCGCGCTGCACGCCAAATCCCCTCAACCTGTCGGCAGGCTCTGATAAACTGCGCGGGTTTTCCGTCTTGCCGAGTCAGTGCAGTGTCATCCCTTTCTTGCCCACGTTGTGCCCAGCCATGAGCCACGCCGTATCGCGCCTGCGCGCCGAGCGTCTGGCGCTCAGTGTCAAACCCTTCGTTGCCCGCGGCTCCCGGGCACCTCGCTGCCCACAGTGCCGAGTGATTTTCAGTTACTGCCTGTGCGCCTGGCGCCCGCGGGTGCCGACCGATTCGGGTATGTGCCTGTTGATGTATGACACCGAGCCCTTGAAACCGACCAACACCGGCTGGCTGATCGCTGACCTGATTGCCGATACCTCGGCTTTTGGCTGGCAGCGTACGGCGGTCGATGAGGCGTTGCTGGCGCTGCTCGACGATCCGCAGTGGCAGCCCTATATCGTGTTTCCGGGCGAGTTCGTCGAGCCTGAGCGGGTGGTCAGCGAGGTCGTGCGAACACCGGGCAAGCGTCCGTTGTTCATTCTGCTGGATGCGACCTGGACCGAAGCGCGCAAGATGTTTCGCAAGAGCCCGTACCTCAATCGCTTTCCGGTATTGAGCCTGCAGCCTGAGCAGATCTCGCGCTATCGCTTGCGTCGCTCAAAGCGTGACGACCACTTCTGCACCGCCGAAGTGGCGGCCATGTGCCTGGAAATGGCCGGCGACAATCACGCGGCCCAAGCGCTGGATGCGTACC encodes:
- a CDS encoding tRNA-uridine aminocarboxypropyltransferase; this encodes MSHAVSRLRAERLALSVKPFVARGSRAPRCPQCRVIFSYCLCAWRPRVPTDSGMCLLMYDTEPLKPTNTGWLIADLIADTSAFGWQRTAVDEALLALLDDPQWQPYIVFPGEFVEPERVVSEVVRTPGKRPLFILLDATWTEARKMFRKSPYLNRFPVLSLQPEQISRYRLRRSKRDDHFCTAEVAAMCLEMAGDNHAAQALDAYLDVFTTHYLSAKHQLPLDEQDSVHQRLHTFL
- a CDS encoding quorum-sensing-regulated virulence factor family protein, with the translated sequence MLRFIAPSLSLLLALPLAANAASKQEYELSKMLEKVAAQSSVGTPRAINEDILDQGYTVEGKQLVNHLSVLPGHAEKMKADPNRVRSQLGDSVCKNSGYRQLLAKGAVLTYRFTEYKTNRPVSEQAFDAASCGLKVQK